The genomic DNA GCGCTGGCCGAGACCGTGCGGGGCGCGGCCGCGGGACAGCGGGACGTGCTCTACCTGGAACTGTCCGACCGGGTCGGCGGCGGACTGGTCAGCGCCGGCGCGCTGCACCACGGCGCACACGGCCGGTCCGGGGAGTTCGGGCACATCACCGTGGAGCCCGCGGGCCCGTCCTGCGCCTGCGGCGGCCGGGGATGTCTGCAGACGGTGGCGTCCACCGGGGCCGTACTGCGCGCCTACCGGGCCGCGGCGGACGTACCGGACCTGACGGCCGCGCTGTGCGCCGGTGAACCGGCCGCCCACGCCGCGGTACGGCGGGCGGGCACGTACGCGGGCCGGGTGCTGGCCGGCCTGGCGAACGCGCTCGCACCCGGCGTCGTCGTCGTGGGAGGCGAACTCGTCACCGCCGCACCGGCGCTCATGGAAGCCGTCCGGCGAGAACTGGCGGCGAACGTCGTGCGGTGCGGCTCCCGGCCGCCGCTGCCGGTCCGCCGCGCCGAACTGGGCGAATTCGCCGCCGCCCTCGGTGCCGTATTCCTGCTGCGGCGGCCCACCGAAGCGAGCCGGAGTAAATCCGGCCGCAGGGCATTTAATCCGGACCCGGAATATTGACGGTCCTCGACGACAAAATTGGCGGCTTTCTAAGATCCCGGTGTCCGGGTGTGCTCATTCCACCCGCCCGCAGAGAGGAAAAACTCAGCGTGCTCATGAATCGGCGTGTCAGAGGAGTCGTCACCATAGGTGTGGCGGCCGCCCTTCTGGGCGTCGCGGAGGCGAGTCCGGCCTCCGCGGTCCCCGTCGGAACGGTGCGGCAGGGAAAGGCCACGTTCTACACGGACCGCGGCACCGGAGCCTGCGGAAAGCCGGTCGACGCGGCGCACCAGTCCATCGTTGCCGTCTCGCCGAAATGGTGGACGGCGGCAAACCCGAACAAGGACCCGTTGTGCGGTCTCAAGGTGCGCGTGACCTACCGCGGAAAGTCCGTGACCGTGCCGGTCCGGGACAAGTGCGCCGGCTGCGGCCCCCGTCACATCGACCTCGGGCGGCCCGCCTTCGCGAGGCTGGCCGCTCCGGCCAAGGGCGTCATCAAGGGCGTCAAGTGGAAGTTCGTCAGGTAGCAGAGGAGTTCGATCCATGTCCAAGCCCCGCATACTCACCGGGCTGCTCGCGGCCCTGACGCTCTCGACCCTGGCCGGACCGCTGGCCACCACGGCGTCCGCCGCTTCCGCCGCTCAGGCCGCTCCCGCCGCTCAGGCCGGATTCGTCGTCGGCAAGGCCGAGTTCAACCGCATGTTCCCGAACCACAACGCGTTCTACACGTATGCCTCGTTGACGAAGGCGATGAAGGCGTTCCCGGCCTTCGCCCACACCGGCGGCACCGCCGTCAGAAACCGTGAGGCCGCCGCCTTCCTCGCCAACGTCTCGCACGAGACCGGTGGGCTGAAGTACATCGTCGAACTG from Streptomyces sp. CB09001 includes the following:
- a CDS encoding cysteine/serine endopeptidase inhibitor, which produces MNRRVRGVVTIGVAAALLGVAEASPASAVPVGTVRQGKATFYTDRGTGACGKPVDAAHQSIVAVSPKWWTAANPNKDPLCGLKVRVTYRGKSVTVPVRDKCAGCGPRHIDLGRPAFARLAAPAKGVIKGVKWKFVR
- a CDS encoding ROK family transcriptional regulator, coding for MRTHSDQVLRSLRQSGPLTRGELGELCGLSRTTLYEVVSRLVDQGLVVATVPDAGPRGRGRPAELLALNPDAGRVLGVDFGRRAVRVAAMAVLHDDVGTAVERCPADAPWPERVALARRLADTLTGGRPRLDGFDGVGVSVTDPGAGSSAPADRRALATLVGRSFGTRVRLDAAPRLAALAETVRGAAAGQRDVLYLELSDRVGGGLVSAGALHHGAHGRSGEFGHITVEPAGPSCACGGRGCLQTVASTGAVLRAYRAAADVPDLTAALCAGEPAAHAAVRRAGTYAGRVLAGLANALAPGVVVVGGELVTAAPALMEAVRRELAANVVRCGSRPPLPVRRAELGEFAAALGAVFLLRRPTEASRSKSGRRAFNPDPEY